One Candidatus Omnitrophota bacterium genomic window carries:
- a CDS encoding peptidoglycan-binding domain-containing protein, with protein sequence MRKFVILALVLVVGLYLFGCAKKDQNPEMAQEPVSMESLTAVNATNAVAPVVNEVKPQVTQAPVSGVEKLEPLPPSGPYKPTTEEIQKALKNASFYTGIVDGKKGPKTKKAVEAFQKANGLEADGKVGPKTWSKLSTYLNAAASPAPEANKNN encoded by the coding sequence ATGAGAAAATTTGTGATTTTAGCGTTGGTTTTAGTAGTTGGGCTTTATTTATTTGGTTGTGCAAAGAAAGATCAAAACCCGGAAATGGCGCAAGAGCCGGTATCTATGGAATCATTGACTGCTGTTAATGCTACTAATGCTGTTGCTCCTGTTGTTAATGAAGTTAAACCTCAGGTTACGCAAGCTCCGGTTTCCGGAGTTGAAAAATTAGAGCCTTTACCTCCTTCTGGGCCATATAAGCCAACAACAGAAGAGATCCAAAAAGCATTGAAAAACGCCTCTTTTTACACAGGGATAGTTGATGGTAAAAAAGGCCCAAAGACAAAGAAAGCAGTTGAAGCTTTTCAGAAAGCAAACGGCCTTGAAGCCGATGGTAAAGTTGGTCCAAAAACTTGGTCTAAATTAAGCACTTATTTGAATGCTGCGGCTTCTCCTGCGCCAGAAGCAAATAAAAATAATTAA